In Oryzias latipes chromosome 19, ASM223467v1, the genomic stretch cgtttcatggctccaacatggcggcctTCAGAATTAGAAAAAATGGCGAGTGAATTGATCTCAGTtcattggagctggaagtaagatATTTTCAATGGTCCAGGTCTCATGAACAGCGAGTGGTTGGAACACACCTAAGTGCAAATTTTGAATCAGAAGCCGAGCGTAATCGCTGAAGGGTCCTAAATCATCCCTGTtaagcccactacatcaaagaattgaccggaaaaatcaatatttttggtATTAAGATGCTTTATAAACTTTGATTAAATCCACAAAACTAATTCTGCAATTTAGATTGAATGAGATATTAATAGTATCAATTATGGTACATTAAGGGATTTGATATGTTTTCGTTCAcaagtttaaaatattaattatcAACTAATTTAGCAGTTTTTTCAATACAgaaatttgtcatttaaaaaaaagttattttcaccATAAAGTTCCCAAAAATTGAGCAAAACGTTTCCcggcaaaagtgtttttgagtttttttgaaaGCAGCCATTTTGGAATGAGCAGGacaagcccttctactgcctctagtggagtaatgatgaactacagggcagaaaacattgaCCAAGTCACACACAATAGTTTTTAAGGTCATTTTTGATCATGGTTTTGAAATGAGGGTGTCAGAAGTGTGGGTATCAAAGTACGAATGATTATATAGAGTTACAGGTGTTTTCCTgctctaaaacataaaaatgtctcattctgtggttttaaaaaaagtaaaaacagaaaaaatacaaatcggTGCCGTTTTTTTGAGATGCTTGCTTGCAGTATATCTAAAAATTACATCTGATTTAGTGCAACAGCTTGCATAGCAAATATGAGTGACAAGAAAGTTCTGCCttctggcctttttttttccaattatttcaaatccagaataaataaaatagatttattgcttttattacGTGCAACATTGCTCTTTGTGAGGGTGCTGTGTGTTGTCAAACATTCAGAAACAGATTCATGTTAAAACAGGTAATTTCAGTTgaacgttttttgtgttttttagtgcAGTCCCTGTCCAGTGGCCTTTCTGTAAGTGctattaaatgtctttttttccaggtttttgACATGGATTTGTTTTGGatgaaataaacagaataaCTGTTGCAAAAGAGCTTCATTCGTCTTCTTCTAATAGGTCTTCAGCCTGCTGTTGTGTTGGTATTCTGTCGATGATGCGTTTGACACAGGCTTTCACCTTGTTTGAGCATGGCACACTGCACATCAGTTTGAATAATCCTGTTTATGGTTTCCATGTGTTAAAGAGGGGATCAGTTGTTAAATAGCTAAAGCTGAGCGGGTTATTCCGACTGACACAGCAGGTGTGTGATTCCTGCAGGATTAGTGAGGACAAAAGGTTAAAGATGGTGCAGTACAACAATGCCTCCTATCTGTTCTACCAAAGAATTGTTGCTTCACATCcaacaaactgcatttctgctcCTTGTATCATTGTTTTCTCGTCCTTTCTTTATTTCCTTACTTCATTTTTCTCAGTTATcggatcaaacaaacaaaaaataaatagaataattgTGCAAATTGGGATGATATGGTCATACAGGTGATGCTGGTGGCAATGAAAGATCTAAAGTAGCGCTTGTTCAAAAAATTTGACAAAACTGTTCACCAAAAATCCAAAGGAGACATTTGATGCCTAGAAGAATAGAGGAATTCCAATTTAAGATCAAAGTGAGAGCAACAAACCGCAGAACGGAAAAGCAGTTTTGAGAGTTAAATCACAGCTGGAGTCTTACAGATATTCATTAAACTAGATCTAATCTACCCGTGTTTAGACGCAgtgattaacaaaaacaacgaGCTCGACTTTGATAAATCGGGGACAACTTCTGCTCCACTGCAACCTGCTGAGATCGTGTATCCAACAGAACAAGCCAATCAaacctgatttaaaaataagtgattcttcttctgtctgtttttttccgaGTGATTAAAGATCAGGTTACACAAGCTTGTTTATTACATAAACTGTCGGTGTCTCCAtggacagaaaaacaatttatCCCTCTCATTGACATCATGATTCATTCCAAATCAAGATCTGTTGATgtactttattcatttatttagaaCGAGGAAGACGACATGCAGCTTCAAGGCCTCAACCAAGACACCaaaccaaaagtgtttttataataGTTCTACATATTCTAAAAAGGTTTGATGAACTTAAGACACGTGTTAAACTCCTTTATGTTTTCCAACTAGCCTGCTATTGAAGCttcaaaacacacctgatccaggtaatcaaaaagaaaaaataatgaggATGGGTTTTGGGCATGttggccctcaaggcctggtgTCTCACACCCCTTGGTCATACTTTACAACTGCCAGAGCGCCATGGGAAGGCATTGGCAGAATCTTCAAAAACGGCTGCTGCCACGCGTTTTTTTGGAAAATCgttggcgtggtcatgaatgtagacggCGACAATCAAGCAGTTGTTAGTTACATAGATAGATGACGCCATTACAAAATCGGGCGACAACTGGACGGCGGTAGCCAGATCGCCGACtggcagcagctctgactgGACGATGTGTGCGTCGTAATCAAATTCCGTTCGAGGGCTACCGGCTGCCAACCGCCAAGGGCCAACAGCCCGCCGCTCGCACATTCTCAGCGCACAAGAAAACACGTCCAGCGCACGCAACGaaatttctccaaaaaaaagttacaaactcAAATTTGCTCAAACAAGTTCATCCTTTTCATTTCAGAGGCAAATATCACATCAGTTGTGCAAAGCCGATTTATGTGAGAACCTGTGCAAAAAAAGGAGAGCCTCAAGCTGccttcacaccaaacgcaatttgcatgtcaaattcTGCTTGCCTGTCCAAAAATATGTCCATAAATTGACCCCCAGActcgtgtgggaggagctaccttTTCACTACACACAGATCAGTGTCTGTGTATGCATGAAAGACCCcgatgatgtttagagatcggATTTATTTAAAGGAGCAGTACAAAAGCACTGGTAATcacatttcatgacatcattcagagattctcctGGTACAGGTAGCTTAACTCCCGGTGCGAGACCTGTCACTGAACACGTCACATGTCAAAACATCAGTCTCTGCTTAGTAGATGTCCATTGTCCATTTtacacaaccttgaatagacttttctgactgtcaaacacccagagttaagaagagtgagatgatggaaacaaagttAACTTGGATGCACGGATCCTTTTTGTGACCGCAGTCTAAAGATGTTGCATGAAGTGGAATGGTGGTTCAAATCCTAgctggaacctttctgtgtggagtttgtatgttttctCTGAGCATTCTGGCTtcctccacagtccaaaaacctgcttcataTGGATtcattggtgtctctaaattgctcCTATAGGTGTGCATGtcagtgtgtggccctgcaacagatgGGCGACCTGTTCAAGGTGTACCCTGCCATAATCACGTCATGTGAGACTAGATGAGGatcacaacaaataaaaagaataattttttttttttttttttttttttttatacactgtattttatcccacgaagggaaattctttctccgcatttgacccatccccttggggagcggtgagctgcagccgaaaccgcgctcgggaggcagtagcgttaagggtcttgcctaaggaccctcactgggtgatgttaactgctcgccattgatatggtaattgcccccagtaccattgctcattcccctccgggaatcgaaccctggtttcctgcgtggtagcttcccaccttaccaaccgagctacccagccgcaaaataaataaataaatcaacagtTTCACTTTTAATCGGAATCAGAAAACGAACACGCTTTGGAAacatgaaaaaggtttttttttaactttccaaTATACCTGTAATCAataagactttttgtttttatagttttaagaATTTGCATGGAGTAAAACTGAACTAAGTTTGATAATTGTAAGGATTATAGTTATCCAacttgtttggtttttcttttataagaCATGAGCAGTAGGAGGTGCTGTAGCCTCAGTAGAACTGTTTATGAGTGCACACAGTCAGCTGAGCAAAGGGAAACCAACTTTTTCTGATACAGAAGTGCAAGTAAACAAGAAGTTCTCAATTTCATAATATTCTTTGTGTCAAATTTCCAAGAATGTTTCACTTCTGCTCTAGTTTTCTAAAGTGCAGCAGAGAAATTGTTGTATTTAGTTTCTATTCTGAACAGGTTTAGGTCATTTTTAATGAGACACGCtcagttttaatcaaatatctgTCAGACTGCACATctaaaagataaatattttatgttaatCATCCcttataatgttttttaaaggatCATCTTCAATTAAAGACtcaatttcaaaacaaaaaaagagagctttaaataaatatgacaaaGTTCTTGGTGAAGCAGGTGGGTCTAAGGGAAGCCTGGAGGTACGGAACAACAAAAGGTTCAAATAAACTTTAAGAATGTGTTTCGGCTGTGACAAACAGAAGTTATGTCAAAAAGTGGAGGTCAGAATTGCGTAGACTCAGCAGCTGAAAAAGGCTGATATTTTTACATATGAAGTACTTCTTCCCAAACAGCAAACACCAGtctatttgtaattttttctaTTATAACTccgctttttaaaaaatgtaattctcaatttgaaaactgaaaaaaacttaATAAGGACatgctcttttgttttttttctgcttaaattATATAATcaagtttatttaaattttttctaTGTTATTGTCTTGTGATTCTACAGGCTCAACACACAAATTGATGTTAAACCTGTTAAATAACAGGTAAGCAATACCAGAGAAGAAACTGGAATCTAAAGCCATTATAATGGACTCAGGGAGGATTCTGACagcaaataatttaaataagttGTGAACAATAACCGGTTGAAGCAAAATAGATCATTTCAAGGAACAAGACAAGAGTGAAGGATTTTATCAGCAAATAATTAACATGTTTAATAATGTAATGTTAGTAGTTCTTTGGTCAAATTTGACGTCAACCTTGATTATTAAAGGATAAAATCcataacaataaacaaacagatGGAGTATTTACTATCAAATTTATGTTTTGGAAACACCTTTTTAAGAGATTTTAACTTTGGGCAAGAAGTGGAAGTGCACATAACCGGAGTTGATTTGCAATTGGAATATTGAGAAGGttaccaacaaaaaaacaaaacaaaaacgaaatTACCAGACCTGAACAAGGAAAGCTTAATGTAtggaaaaatgtaataaataataaaataaaaagtaagtaaaactaaaaaaaggagaaataaaagaaaaatcttaatTTATCTCTTAATAagattgtttaattttttggaaAAGACATGACCTGAACTGGAAAACACGTTGTAATGGTAACTTTAGCAAGAATGTGCTCCACTAAAGACACGCTTGAATTCTGAAAAATTAACCAACAACTCTGTCATGCgtaaagttattattattattagttattttgaaatttcttacatatttttctcttaaaaaggaaaaaaaaaacaatgttttcatgttctttattcattttaaaaagtgaaattacAGAAAAGAAGATCTAGACAAAAATTTAAATGGCAATAAATTCATTCTAAATTAAATCCAGTATTCATGACAGCCTAACATCAAATTAGTTGTTTagtaaaaagatgatcagatgaACAGACATTTTTGTGGAGTTTAGTCATGACAAATTTGTGTGAGTCATGCACTCTTTAGCATCAAGAAATATGCAGAGcagaacatttttattgcagATGTTCTTGAAGAAATTCACACAGAGACAGTCTGGAGGCTCCTGGATGTTAAGTGGGATTTTTAAGTGGAATATTGGGGCCCCTGCTGTGAAATCAGCGGCTCTCTCTCCCCCTTTTCCGCAGCGGAAACACTTAAGTGTATTTTGCTTTGCTCTTCTGCGTCTTGGTCCTTCAAAAACACAGCATTGCTGGAAGAAGCAACCTGCAAGACAATGAGACATCTGCATTTGTCAATGGGGGGgatgaatttctttttcttttaaaatcaaagaATTTCTATGGCTTCTTAAGTTATGTTATTTGTTAACATTTGCAAGAATTCTccgtaaagacccactccgataaaaatggcgtttttggtgtttttagcatgctattgtggcatttttctaatgatggaggacacatttaaagaaaattaagcttgaaattgattgagtatttctttattaaaaactttGTGAATTTAagggcagatgaaaaaatgcagttggacaGCTTGCAGGTATGACAAAGAAGCCCCAAGCTCCCTGCCCCACTAACATTGTCCTCGTCTAAACTGGCGTCTGACTTataactgtacggctggatagcaccaatattgctcgccatttttgttgcacccataATGTTACATTAACAGCTGGATgtcgggaagtgggggcagccccaactcataggtgaatttctaatgaactcctctcgctctgcagaaactgcgtCTGAGAAAACGacaattttttgtttcatttaggcaaaaaacagcataattataatgaaaagaccGCTTTGAAACTAGATCCaaaggtgattggagtgggaaaagaaaatacttaaaaatcCTGCAGTCCATTCTTATTTTCTTAAATGtactgactttttaaaaaaggactCTACCTGTGATCCTTTTTGGTGATGGGGACGACAGGCGATGACCACAATAAAGGAGAACGTCGCCACAAGAACCGCGGCACATGACAAGATGAAGAGCAGGTTCGCGTTATCTGCAGCAAATACACAGAAAGTATTTTCTAGGTCACGATGTGAGGCTGTATCTAATCAGATGTTTACAGCGATGATGTGGAGCGCATTTATTGAGTTTCACAGTCAATATAATTCCTTCCTAACAAGTGATAAGGGGGGATGTTTCAAACCTGACGCTACCTTACAAGGTATCTGAACAAAAAGGAagaatgatgatgatggtgattcAGCTCACAGCTGCACACATCTCAACTCTGAAGGGGTCACAGAGATAGAAAATCAATTGAGTACAGCAGACATGTGAGGACAAGTGTGATCACTGCGCTCAGTTATGGAACCAATGCAGCATAATCACAAATAGTGAGAAACCACATGACAGCGTAAATAAtcaattttccttaaaaaaatccccttttcaTAAAGATGCAACTTAAATATAAACGTCAaacctttcctcttttttttagttgtaatGTATTAAAATACTGACTATAAATACAGAAATTGTACATTAAACAGCATTGAGTTTAAATATTGAGGTTAATCTCAATATTTGTGAGTTTTTCCCCAATAATTTAAACTAAAACccctaaaaaaatacaaatggaattaactgtaaaaatgtttgagcTCCTTTTCTCTTTCACCCATGTTCTCTTACTATACCTGGTTTATACACAATCATACCATGGTCCTCCTAGTGAATACcctactcgattctgattggcagctctggacaaaaacaagcattaagaggtgaactttctctgaactgatgctttatttgaCCCAAAGTGACGACCAGCATATAGATATCGCTTTGCTTTGCTGCCGCAGTCAAGGTCTGATCCGGCTAAGCTGCGCACTGTCacgttaccgtgacaacgcgcCTCACCACGtcacaaatagtccgctttttgtgaaaaaagtgatccaaaccaaaaaactgacaagaataaaggactaaaaactgattgaatattcatttcttttgtaagtgatcatggtataagcgggttaatggccttcaaagtgtgcttTATCAGGAATTAATGCACTTTGCTTacttattatgtaaatcttacgcaattgtgcgtgattttgcGAAAGGCATGTGCAAATGTTtggctttccacgaccattTCACATACGTCTGACGGACtgttcacgcatgtaccactgatgtataacttttatatcacattAACGTTGCACATATCTcattaaaattatgtaattaacgcacaaatcactaatgaattgcatatgaAGAGTGCAAAAATCACTCACGGTTAATAGATTTACGTGttttttgcgtggtttattcgtacggatgtggttttaacgtggttcattcgtgatacatctgtgaaattgTAAAGAACCACAGCTTTTCTCACCTTTTCCACATATTTATGACAGATTTATATACGTGCGCAAAATGTtggtagtggctgtgtgacacgtgTTCTATAACTGGCATTTGCATCCAAAACATCCCAAACTATAACTTTTGTTAAactatttcttaatttttttggaCGCTCTTAAGACACCCTTTAGTTCAGAGCAAGAAGCTACCCAGCAAACCACAGGATGAAAAGGATAAATTCACATGACCCCAGATAAAAGAGTCTACTGTTATCAGCTTGGTTTGTCAGCTCACAGTTTTTGCGGACGTAGAGGCTGAAGGACGTCTGCAGCTTGCTGACGTCGTTGCGAACGCTCATGTCCAGGCACTGGACTCCAGCCGTGGTGAAGGTGTGGTTGAGCTGCAGGGTGCTGTTGTACAGCATGGTCAGCGTGCAGCCCTCAGAGCTGTCAGGCGCACAGTTTGTCAGGAAACGCCAGCACACCCACATTGGAGGACTAAAGCCAgacaaagggggaaaaaagctgttATTCTCTGCAGAATCCCACATTTTTTGAagttttcaaagatttttttttctttttcaaaaagcttttCACATTCTTGCGTTTAACTATGATGTTAATGTTGGTGGTTTACCTTCCATCGACATGGAAGGCCAAACTGGCGTCCTGAGAGACTGCATAGTCTGACGGTCCCTTCATCTTGACGTTCTTCACAGCATCTTCACAGAGGATaaaactttagtttttctttttattcagtaAATCAGTGAATATTAGTTAcgcttttagaaaataaaggtATAATTTGATTACAATAAAGTTGTACATACAATACAGTGAGATTCTTGAGCGGTTTAACGTCCTGCAACATGAGTTAAACAGTAATCGTACGATTGTCTTtggtgaaacattttaaaagctaaatgtaAAAGTTTACTTTGGAAAAAGGAGGATGTTTTCTTGGTAAATTATGACTTTCTGAAAAATAATTGTATGAATATTTTCTCATACCTGTCTGCCTTAATTCTCATgaaatttcaactttttttctctctcatgttgttaggattttttttcatacagttttgatctttttctttttaatttctatTAACATAAATTACTATTTCTTATCACAAGTTCACCTTTCTCATATTTTTGccttttcccccccaaaaattcCAACTTTCACATTATTTCAGAACTTTTTCTCACGACTTTactacatttttctcataaaatctagatgtttttctgtcatttttagaactttttttctagtaaaattttgacttttctcacatttcctttacattttttacctATAAAATTTTGACTTTCTCATTATtaacaacttttttctcatcatTGTATTccctttatttcaaaaagtttaGTCAGTTTTATCTCTTATTTCAGGActattttgttgtaaaatgtagacttttctcacatttttatacaatattttattctgaaattctgACTTTCTCGTGATTTTACgactttttctcattttgttacttttttcttATGAAATAGAGACATTTTACTTAATATTTTGGGGATTTCTTTTCTCATAAAAATGAtgcttcttctatttttttctttgtctttttaactagttttttttcaatatgatcatttttcttttatggtgACCCTAAGGCTCTGTTGTGGTTATCAATTGGATGTCCTTAGTAAAATTATGCTATGGATGACTGACTGATCAATTAAGAGGATTTTAGCTCGACTTGTGTACTTTTCTTCAACTGTTTGTTAAGGAGttaattaaaacttcagttAGTTTACTATTTCCTATTTTACTGTACTACTTACTTAATCTTTACTCTAAAGCacgtgtgtcaaactcaagggccaaatgtggcccgccatgtcattttatgtggcccgcgagagctaaaagtttttaatttcttaaaataataaataagaatTGGTGTGtgtttattcatatctagggggaattggatttgaaatatcggattgggccactatacattaggacttaaacactgtccatataacctaacctgacagaatcaaatgtaaaaggatttatgctagagtaacaagcaaacatatgttttccatgcaactgtaattgtcactttaaaaagttatagtacatagataatgagttatttaacattaaggagtagttacatttatttttcgttacatttagttacatgtataagttgtATTTggcctttgaggacagccgctacgctgaaatgagtttgacacccctgctttacagttactttctaaaatgaaatccttatatatatatattttttaccagAGAGACACAATGTAGGTGTAAAAGGTTGCAGATCCCTGATTCAAAGAATTGGAGTGTGCTGACAC encodes the following:
- the tmem130 gene encoding transmembrane protein 130 isoform X2, which produces MERKLQGWMLVLLPAVVWAVSPMADLGKLVFYQMEGNATYVRDSGELASDVPTETMFELYDPQRNFSKANFSYTWDLGNGKVIKGTKPVVRYHYSESGNYTLRLKLGANMTDAAEISVVYSRDVQVLDAVKNVKMKGPSDYAVSQDASLAFHVDGSPPMWVCWRFLTNCAPDSSEGCTLTMLYNSTLQLNHTFTTAGVQCLDMSVRNDVSKLQTSFSLYVRKNYNANLLFILSCAAVLVATFSFIVVIACRPHHQKGSQVASSSNAVFLKDQDAEEQSKIHLSVSAAEKGEREPLISQQGPQYST
- the tmem130 gene encoding transmembrane protein 130 isoform X1 is translated as MERKLQGWMLVLLPAVVWAVSPMADLENIAGKLVFYQMEGNATYVRDSGELASDVPTETMFELYDPQRNFSKANFSYTWDLGNGKVIKGTKPVVRYHYSESGNYTLRLKLGANMTDAAEISVVYSRDVQVLDAVKNVKMKGPSDYAVSQDASLAFHVDGSPPMWVCWRFLTNCAPDSSEGCTLTMLYNSTLQLNHTFTTAGVQCLDMSVRNDVSKLQTSFSLYVRKNYNANLLFILSCAAVLVATFSFIVVIACRPHHQKGSQVASSSNAVFLKDQDAEEQSKIHLSVSAAEKGEREPLISQQGPQYST